A genomic window from Deinococcus aestuarii includes:
- a CDS encoding ribokinase, producing MSVLVVGSVNADLTVRAERIPAPGETVLGGDATVSPGGKGANQAVAAALAGARVALCGAVGRDAFREAALRGLTRAGVDLGHLHTVDAPTGLALITVSPEGENAITVASGANAHVTPSHLPEGWGSFTHLLLQGELPPEVTRGAARRAHAAGLTVVLNAAPARDPDPDLLAHTGHLIVNEHEVAVLAGGAGEEAARSLLRRGPQTVTVTLGGEGSLTVTPEATHRLPAHPVAPVDTTGAGDTFCGVLVAWRSSGRPLPEALRAATVAAALACTRSGAQDAMPSLAEIGAILTGTR from the coding sequence GTGAGCGTCCTCGTCGTGGGGAGCGTGAACGCGGACCTGACGGTAAGGGCAGAGCGTATCCCGGCCCCCGGCGAGACGGTGCTCGGCGGGGACGCCACCGTGTCTCCCGGCGGCAAGGGGGCGAATCAGGCGGTCGCCGCCGCGCTGGCCGGGGCGCGGGTGGCCCTCTGCGGCGCGGTCGGGCGGGACGCTTTCCGGGAGGCGGCCCTGCGGGGGCTCACCCGGGCGGGGGTGGACCTGGGCCACCTGCACACCGTGGACGCCCCCACCGGCCTCGCCCTGATCACGGTCTCCCCGGAGGGCGAGAACGCGATCACGGTGGCGAGTGGGGCAAACGCGCATGTCACGCCCAGCCACCTGCCGGAGGGGTGGGGGAGCTTCACCCACCTCCTCCTGCAAGGGGAGCTGCCGCCCGAGGTCACCCGCGGGGCCGCCCGCCGCGCCCACGCCGCCGGTCTGACCGTCGTGCTCAACGCCGCGCCCGCCCGCGACCCCGACCCCGACCTCCTCGCCCATACCGGGCACCTGATCGTGAACGAGCACGAAGTCGCGGTGCTGGCAGGCGGGGCGGGGGAGGAGGCCGCCCGCTCGCTTCTCAGACGTGGGCCGCAGACCGTCACCGTCACGCTCGGGGGGGAGGGGAGCTTGACCGTCACCCCGGAGGCGACCCATCGCCTGCCCGCCCATCCCGTGGCCCCCGTGGACACGACGGGCGCGGGCGACACCTTCTGCGGGGTGCTCGTCGCGTGGCGCTCGTCCGGTCGGCCCCTCCCCGAGGCCCTCCGCGCCGCCACCGTCGCCGCCGCCCTGGCCTGCACCCGCTCGGGGGCGCAGGACGCGATGCCGAGCCTCGCCGAGATCGGGGCCATCCTGACGGGCACGCGCTAG
- a CDS encoding nucleoside deaminase — protein sequence MTSPTPDPAPHRPHLEEALRLAREAQEAGSAPVGAVLVNADGEVIARGRNRVGEAQTPEHVGAASVAHAEMDVFFAVGKVKEAGELTLYTSLEPCLMCGGASALLGVGRVVWATSDPWGGSGRLIAWSDHPAMQETEVVPTPDPELEREGARLFAPEARRAFPDEGWALWRERYPEETAGVE from the coding sequence ATGACGAGCCCTACACCGGACCCAGCCCCCCACCGTCCCCACCTCGAAGAAGCCCTGCGGCTGGCCCGCGAGGCGCAGGAGGCGGGCAGCGCCCCGGTCGGCGCCGTGCTCGTGAACGCGGACGGCGAGGTGATCGCCCGGGGCCGCAACCGGGTCGGCGAGGCCCAGACGCCCGAGCACGTCGGGGCCGCGAGCGTGGCGCACGCCGAGATGGACGTGTTCTTCGCGGTGGGCAAGGTCAAAGAGGCGGGGGAGCTGACGCTCTACACCAGCCTGGAACCCTGCCTGATGTGCGGCGGGGCGAGTGCCCTGCTCGGCGTGGGCCGCGTCGTGTGGGCCACGAGCGACCCCTGGGGCGGCTCGGGCCGGTTGATCGCCTGGAGCGACCATCCCGCCATGCAGGAGACCGAGGTCGTTCCCACCCCCGACCCCGAGCTGGAGCGCGAGGGCGCCCGCCTCTTCGCCCCCGAGGCCCGGCGCGCCTTCCCCGACGAGGGCTGGGCCCTGTGGCGCGAGCGTTACCCGGAAGAAACGGCGGGCGTCGAGTGA
- a CDS encoding long-chain-fatty-acid--CoA ligase, which produces MERPWLAHYEPGVPHDFTPGNAVLPDLLRRSAERYPDRVALTFLGATTTYRRLWQDARRFAAALQKLGVRPGERVSVMLPNCPQFVVAFYGALLAGATVVNTSPLYVASELEHQLQDSGSETLILLDAFYPRYQEVASRVPVKRVIVTGIQDALPFPKNVLYPLKARREGTWVDVRAGGTVFHFSSLLRSQAPAPQAVTIRPDDVALLQYTGGTTGVPKGAMLTHGNLVANAEQARAWMTDLREGQEVTLAAIPFFHVYGMTVAMNLSVLIGATIALVPNPRDVRMVLSQITASKATLFPGVPTLYNAINNHPDTPKHDLTTIRACISGSAPLLLETARRFRALTGGANLVEGYGLTEASPITHTNPIFGDQREGSIGLPMPGVDALVVGEDGEPVLSGEVGELWVAGPNVMKGYWNRPDETAKVLREAHGQTWLLTGDLAAVDGDGYFRIVDRKKDLIIAGGYNVYPREVEEVLMTHPAVLEAAAVGLPDAYRGESVHAVVALRPDLKATEAEIIAHCKASLSPYKVPRSVEFRAELPKTAVGKVLRRQLAQEAREAQEQARATPTAS; this is translated from the coding sequence ATGGAAAGACCCTGGCTGGCCCATTACGAACCCGGTGTCCCGCACGACTTCACCCCCGGCAACGCGGTTCTCCCCGACCTGCTGCGGCGGAGTGCCGAACGGTATCCCGACCGGGTGGCGCTGACCTTCCTGGGGGCCACGACAACCTACCGGCGGCTGTGGCAGGACGCGCGGCGCTTCGCGGCGGCCCTCCAGAAACTCGGGGTGCGGCCCGGCGAGCGGGTCAGCGTGATGCTCCCCAACTGCCCGCAGTTCGTGGTGGCCTTTTACGGGGCGCTGCTGGCGGGCGCGACGGTGGTGAACACCAGTCCCCTCTACGTGGCCTCGGAACTGGAGCACCAGCTTCAGGACAGCGGCAGCGAGACCCTGATCCTGCTCGACGCCTTCTACCCACGTTACCAGGAGGTCGCCTCCCGCGTGCCCGTGAAGCGGGTGATCGTGACCGGCATCCAGGACGCGCTGCCCTTTCCCAAGAACGTGCTCTATCCCCTCAAGGCGCGGCGGGAGGGCACCTGGGTGGACGTGAGGGCGGGGGGGACGGTCTTTCACTTCAGCTCGCTGCTGCGCTCGCAGGCCCCCGCCCCGCAGGCGGTGACGATCCGCCCGGACGACGTGGCGCTGCTCCAGTACACGGGCGGCACGACCGGCGTGCCCAAGGGGGCGATGCTCACCCACGGCAACCTCGTGGCGAACGCCGAGCAGGCGCGGGCGTGGATGACCGACCTGCGGGAGGGGCAGGAGGTTACGCTGGCCGCCATCCCCTTTTTCCACGTGTACGGGATGACGGTCGCCATGAACCTGAGCGTCCTGATCGGCGCGACCATTGCCCTGGTGCCCAACCCGCGCGACGTGCGGATGGTGCTCTCGCAGATCACGGCGAGCAAGGCGACCCTCTTTCCCGGTGTGCCCACCCTCTACAACGCGATCAACAACCATCCCGACACCCCGAAGCACGACCTGACCACCATCCGCGCGTGCATCAGCGGCAGCGCGCCCCTCCTGCTCGAAACCGCGCGCAGATTCCGGGCGCTGACGGGCGGGGCGAATCTGGTGGAGGGCTACGGCCTGACGGAGGCCTCGCCCATCACCCACACCAACCCGATCTTCGGCGACCAGCGCGAGGGGAGCATCGGCCTCCCGATGCCGGGCGTGGACGCCCTGGTGGTGGGCGAGGACGGCGAGCCCGTCTTGAGCGGCGAGGTGGGCGAGCTGTGGGTCGCCGGGCCGAACGTGATGAAGGGGTATTGGAACCGCCCGGACGAGACGGCGAAGGTGCTGCGGGAGGCCCACGGGCAGACCTGGCTGCTGACGGGCGACCTGGCGGCGGTGGACGGGGACGGGTACTTCCGGATCGTGGACCGCAAAAAGGACCTGATCATCGCGGGCGGGTACAACGTCTACCCGCGCGAGGTCGAGGAAGTGCTGATGACCCATCCCGCCGTGCTGGAGGCCGCCGCCGTGGGCCTGCCCGACGCCTACCGGGGCGAGAGCGTCCACGCGGTGGTGGCCCTGCGGCCCGATTTGAAGGCGACGGAGGCCGAGATCATCGCCCACTGCAAGGCCAGTCTCAGCCCCTACAAGGTGCCGCGCTCGGTCGAGTTCCGCGCCGAGCTGCCCAAGACGGCGGTGGGCAAGGTGCTGCGGCGCCAGCTCGCGCAGGAAGCGCGCGAGGCGCAGGAGCAGGCGAGGGCAACCCCCACCGCGAGCTGA
- a CDS encoding Ig-like domain-containing protein, translated as MTEHKGRGLRRGPTRQGRRAGLLLALSLGLIGCSRTASPPVVAAGGRVQMEAEAGTVRARLTSQALADPTRGGRVINDPGASGGQAVALLGTNDNIEFVVPPTLPAGRYAVSVRGRGDEYQGWPTVDLNDVAQRWMAEVPLSSATYETRPFGEFDLTPGEVLHLSFINDLYGGPGLDRNAIVDYLVIEAVQDTSPANRPPAITLRPPDNGDLTGADRATFEDEHHVTLEANVSDPDGRVTRVEFFREGVKIGEDTSAPFRLVQSQERDQPLAGPTPVSYSARATDDRGAVTTSAPVQIVARTRSYDPANPLPLRAINFGGPATAVNKFGCPFCLNGVFFDAGETRGWTTNGSAQTGDAPLVPAALSAEREELVRSTVSRPGGLEVGVSVPTGTYEVYLWVRAEGPAPYEVQMEGRSVARFDPGEVGRWDKLGPFPVAVQDGVLDVSSTGSAPASFAAIEVWRVRQPGETPPTVAFDPMPEATPYPGSALPLSVTASSPNGTVEKVELYAKGPSPSSRALKLGEDASAPFGLVWQEAPAGYYSLIARATDSAGLSATTETKVIIQAP; from the coding sequence ATGACCGAACACAAGGGACGCGGGTTGAGGAGGGGACCAACTCGGCAGGGTCGGCGCGCCGGGCTGCTGCTGGCGCTGAGCCTGGGGCTGATCGGCTGTAGCCGGACCGCCTCGCCTCCGGTCGTCGCCGCGGGAGGCCGGGTGCAGATGGAGGCCGAGGCGGGCACCGTGCGAGCCCGCCTGACTTCCCAGGCCCTCGCCGACCCCACTCGGGGCGGGCGGGTGATCAACGACCCGGGCGCGAGCGGAGGCCAGGCCGTCGCCCTGCTGGGCACCAACGACAACATCGAGTTCGTCGTGCCCCCCACCCTCCCAGCGGGACGCTACGCCGTTTCGGTGCGGGGCCGGGGCGACGAGTATCAGGGCTGGCCCACCGTGGACCTGAACGACGTGGCGCAACGGTGGATGGCCGAGGTGCCCCTCAGTTCGGCGACCTACGAGACGCGTCCTTTCGGTGAGTTCGACCTGACCCCGGGAGAGGTCCTCCACCTGTCGTTCATCAACGACCTGTACGGGGGGCCGGGCCTGGACCGCAACGCCATCGTCGACTACCTCGTCATCGAGGCCGTTCAGGACACGTCGCCCGCCAACCGCCCACCGGCCATCACCCTCCGGCCCCCCGACAACGGGGACCTCACCGGGGCGGACCGCGCGACCTTCGAGGACGAACACCACGTCACGCTGGAAGCCAACGTCTCGGACCCGGACGGCAGGGTGACCCGGGTCGAGTTCTTCCGGGAGGGCGTGAAGATCGGCGAGGACACCTCGGCCCCCTTCCGCCTCGTCCAGAGCCAGGAACGCGACCAACCCCTCGCCGGTCCGACCCCGGTCTCCTACTCGGCGCGGGCCACCGACGACCGTGGGGCCGTGACTACCTCGGCCCCCGTCCAGATCGTCGCGCGGACGCGGAGCTACGACCCGGCCAATCCTCTTCCCCTGCGCGCGATCAACTTCGGGGGCCCGGCGACGGCGGTGAACAAGTTCGGCTGTCCCTTTTGCCTGAACGGGGTATTCTTCGACGCGGGAGAGACCCGGGGCTGGACTACCAACGGCTCTGCCCAGACGGGGGACGCTCCCCTGGTCCCCGCCGCCCTGAGTGCGGAACGCGAGGAACTCGTCCGCAGCACCGTGTCGCGCCCGGGTGGCCTGGAGGTGGGCGTCTCCGTGCCCACCGGGACCTATGAGGTCTACCTGTGGGTGCGGGCTGAGGGCCCGGCCCCCTATGAGGTCCAGATGGAAGGCCGGAGCGTTGCGCGCTTCGATCCGGGGGAAGTGGGCCGCTGGGACAAACTCGGTCCCTTCCCGGTCGCGGTGCAAGACGGCGTACTCGACGTGTCGAGCACCGGCAGCGCCCCGGCGAGTTTTGCCGCCATCGAGGTGTGGCGCGTGAGGCAGCCCGGCGAGACGCCGCCGACCGTCGCCTTCGACCCCATGCCCGAGGCCACCCCCTATCCCGGCAGCGCCCTGCCGCTAAGCGTGACGGCCTCCTCCCCGAATGGGACCGTCGAGAAGGTCGAGCTTTACGCCAAGGGCCCGTCCCCGTCCAGCCGCGCTCTGAAGCTCGGGGAGGACGCAAGTGCTCCTTTCGGGCTTGTGTGGCAAGAGGCCCCCGCCGGGTACTACAGCCTGATTGCACGCGCGACCGACAGCGCGGGCCTCTCCGCGACGACAGAGACGAAAGTGATCATCCAGGCTCCGTAA